A region from the Danaus plexippus chromosome 26, MEX_DaPlex, whole genome shotgun sequence genome encodes:
- the LOC116774226 gene encoding prolyl 3-hydroxylase sudestada1 yields the protein MSSPTKETEDPSSSNAESEEYTGGNSDANTEQRPPAKRPMSTAVIEISDTESDDSDVCAVNSYQASADEVKRIRRDYSSSSSSSSSSNYSSDSDSPWEDDSVVIDDKAMGRPVIAKMLVRANRMDDPKFNPELKSQEIISKIKSHWDEKTDHSSDQVTLTCKPFRLCRIHGLLENSEIINNIVDDMNTLDWSRKKMDLYEFHQTSDLANLTWQRSIRGIYELLKTEVMTWVSQVTGIELTSVSASCSLYGPGDHLLVHDDRLGDRRVAFILYLAPWTPRSPPHMQNGAESQDKCWSGPGWRPHMGGALELVEDGQVVFRAFPANNTLAFFAVGPTSFHQVGEVLSMELPRLSINGWFHGPAPESEEPHAELPVPLTPHNQVVVLKSWVEAGYLCPRARAQVQAQMERASEVCLHDLLLPSRCQQLLEALEKNDIEWEQCGPAHQRRYQRVTEKWLSASELSEANEEEAIQGEEPDDCGVQGETHVVRALLRLLSSTAFMRLVADCTDLPLTLYRKLEMQRWRAGDFTLLPPREHYQQPRLEAVLYLGVPKHPICGGQTLYVAPEEGSLAEAEALVTLPPRHNALGLVYCDAGAASFTKYLSKMTMSENECFYIVTCTYTE from the exons ATGAGTTCTCCGACTAAAGAAACTGAAGATCCATCATCTAGCAATGCTGAGAGTGAGGAATACACAGGCGGAAATAGCGATGCGAATACAGAGCAGAGACCGCCCGCCAAGCGGCCTATGTCTACAGCAGTTATTGAAATTTCAGACACTGAAAGTGATGATTCCGATGTCTGCGCTGTTAATTCTTACCAGGCCTCAGCTGATGAGGTGAAAAGAATACGAAGAG ATTATTCATCTTCGTCATCATCTTCTTCATCATCAAACTACAGCTCTGATTCTGACTCACCATGGGAAGATGACTCTGTAGTAATAGATGATAAAGCAATGGGAAGGCCTGTGATTGCTAAGATGTTAGTTAGAGCTAATAGAATGGATGACCCTAAATTTAATCCTGAACTGAAG tCTCAAGAGAtcataagtaaaattaaatctcaCTGGGATGAGAAGACAGACCACAGTAGTGACCAAGTGACCTTAACATGTAAACCGTTCAGACTCTGTCGGATTCATGGCTTGTTAGAGAACTCggagataataaataatatagtggACGACATGAACACATTGGACTGGTCGAGGAAGAAGATGGATCTGTACGAGTTCCACCAGACCTCTGACTTAGCAAACTTAACTTGGCAGCGTAGTATAAGAGGTATTTACGAATTATTGAAGACTGAAGTAATGACTTGG GTGTCGCAAGTAACAGGCATAGAGTTGACATCAGTGTCGGCGTCATGTTCGCTGTATGGCCCCGGAGACCATCTCTTGGTTCACGATGACCGACTCGGGGACAGGAGGGTGGCCTTCATCCTGTACCTAGCACCTTGGACGCCACGATCTCCACCACACATGCAGAACGGAGCTGAAAGTCAAGAtaag TGTTGGAGCGGTCCGGGCTGGAGGCCGCATATGGGTGGAGCGTTGGAGTTGGTCGAGGATGGACAGGTTGTGTTCCGTGCCTTCCCTGCTAATAATACACTAGCATTCTTCGCAGTCGGCCCGACGTCCTTTcatcag GTGGGCGAAGTCCTATCTATGGAGCTTCCTCGGCTGTCTATTAACGGTTGGTTTCACGGTCCGGCGCCGGAGTCCGAGGAGCCGCACGCGGAGCTCCCCGTGCCACTCACACCGCACAACCAAGTG GTGGTGTTGAAGTCGTGGGTAGAGGCTGGGTACTTGTGTCCCCGAGCTCGAGCCCAGGTCCAGGCGCAGATGGAGCGTGCCAGCGAGGTCTGCCTGCATGACCTATTGCTGCCATCGCGATGCCAGCAACTGCTGGAAGCGCTGGAGAAGAATG ACATAGAATGGGAGCAGTGTGGTCCAGCACATCAGCGACGGTATCAGCGAGTGACGGAGAAATGGCTCTCAGCCAGCGAACTCTCCGAGGCAAATGAGGAAGAAGCCATCCAGGGCGAAGAGCCCGACGACTGCGGGGTACAGGGGGAGACGCATGTCGTGCGAGCACTGCTAAGGCTCCTCAGTAGTACAGCATTCATGAGGCTGGTGGCGGACTGTACAGATCTACCGCTGACTTTGTACAGGAAACTAGAAATGCAACGCTGGCGGGCTGGAGATTTCACT CTTCTCCCGCCCCGGGAACATTATCAGCAGCCTCGTCTAGAGGCAGTCCTGTATCTGGGTGTGCCGAAACATCCTATCTGTGGAGGTCAAACGTTGTATGTGGCCCCAGAAGAGGGGTCGCTCGCGGAGGCCGAGGCATTGGTGACTCTGCCCCCCAGACACAACGCGTTAGGGCTGGTGTACTGCGACGCTGGCGCAGCCTCCTTCACCAAATATCTCAGCAAGATGACCATGTCGGAGAACGAGTGCTTCTATATAGTGACCTGTACTTATACCGAGTGA